The following proteins come from a genomic window of Trifolium pratense cultivar HEN17-A07 linkage group LG4, ARS_RC_1.1, whole genome shotgun sequence:
- the LOC123919762 gene encoding uncharacterized protein LOC123919762 — MPAARYFSPVNTLEQKLQIQRRLGGVKSCTYFHLIRRYLNLKISKIEFDRVCIQTIGRENIPLHNHFIKSILKKACLPLQKQSRVQAPLNVKTPNGCNGLPPLCKDFPQSPRKCRTPNSRDRSRFSERLSPLGPHGKNSSIGVENSALKIQEQQHDSTPKVQEQQHDLTPKTQEQPCDSTPKIQEQLRHTDPHCAVNRLPVSVENGEEVDRDSESLPIIRSPIRAPLAQDREQRHTDPHCAVNRLPVSMEYEEEVDRDSESLAISRMSPIQAPLGLPTYDNRAQRLTHKRLLSGIVSDTCQSIGHLPDTGSLMKRLEHNMETEGFKVSADAVNVLNNALNVYLKRLIKPCLDLATSKSVKKVSSQIQPGLNELPRNRCMQKIIGPASASISDFKTAMELNPTILGVDWSLHYERVCFLASEE; from the coding sequence ATGCCAGCAGCGCGGTATTTTTCGCCTGTAAACACATTGGAACAAAAGTTACAGATTCAAAGGAGGCTTGGTGGTGTGAAATCGTGCACGTACTTTCATCTTATCAGGCGTTATCTCAATctcaaaatttccaaaattgagtttgacaggGTCTGCATACAAACTATTGGGAGAGAAAATATCCCCCTTCATAATCATTTCATCAAGTCAATCTTGAAGAAAGCATGTCTCCCCCTGCAAAAACAGAGCAGAGTTCAAGCTCCTTTGAACGTGAAAACGCCAAATGGGTGTAACGGTCTTCCTCCTCTATGCAAGGATTTTCCTCAATCTCCTCGAAAATGTAGGACTCCAAATTCGCGTGACCGTAGTAGATTCAGCGAGCGTCTCAGCCCTCTAGGTCCTCATGGAAAGAACAGCAGCATTGGAGTTGAAAATTCAGCTCTTAAAATTCAAGAGCAGCAACATGATTCAACTCCTAAAGTTCAAGAGCAGCAACATGATTTAACTCCTAAAACTCAAGAGCAGCCATGTGATTCAACTCCTAAAATTCAAGAGCAGCTACGTCATACAGATCCACATTGTGCAGTCAACAGGCTTCCTGTGTCTGTGGAAAATGGGGAAGAGGTTGATCGGGATTCTGAGAGCCTGCCCATTATTAGGAGTCCTATACGAGCACCTCTTGCTCAAGACAGGGAGCAACGTCATACAGATCCACATTGTGCAGTCAACAGGCTTCCTGTGTCTATGGAATATGAGGAAGAGGTCGATCGGGATTCCGAGAGCCTGGCCATTAGTAGAATGAGTCCTATACAAGCTCCTCTTGGTCTTCCAACCTATGATAATAGAGCACAAAGACTTACACACAAAAGATTATTGTCTGGTATTGTCTCTGATACCTGTCAAAGTATTGGTCATTTACCTGATACAGGTTCTTTGATGAAAAGGTTGGAGCATAACATGGAGACTGAGGGATTTAAGGTATCAGCGGATGCAGTCAATGTGTTGAATAATGCACTTAATGTTTACCTCAAAAGActgataaaaccctgtttggATTTAGCCACTTCAAAATCTGTTAAAAAAGTGAGTAGCCAAATCCAGCCTGGTTTGAATGAGTTGCCGCGGAATAGGTGTATGCAGAAGATAATTGGACCTGCTTCTGCATCAATCTCTGACTTTAAAACAGCAATGGAGTTGAATCCTACCATACTAGGGGTAGATTGGTCTTTACATTATGAGAGGGTTTGCTTTCTTGCATCAGAAGAATGA
- the LOC123919763 gene encoding peroxidase 51-like yields MGRFNNVILVWSLTLMLCFIPYTTFAQLSPNHYANICPNVQSIVRSAVQKKFQQTFVTVPATLRLFFHDCFVQGCDASVLVASTGSNKAEKDNADNLSLAGDGFDTVIKAKAALDAVPQCRNKVSCADILALATRDVINLAGGPSYTVELGRFDGLVSRSSDVNGRLPQPGFNLNQLNSLFAANGLTQTDMIALSGAHTLGFSHCDRFSNRIQSPIDPTLNKQYAAQLQQMCPRNVDPRIAINMDPTTPRQFDNAYYTNLQQGKGLFTSDQILFTDTRSRATVNSFASSGNVFNSNFIAAMTKLGRIGVKTARNGKIRTDCSVL; encoded by the exons ATGGGTCGTTTTAATAATGTTATTCTTGTATGGTCACTCACATTAATGCTATGTTTTATTCCATATACTACTTTTGCTCAGCTTAGTCCAAACCATTATGCTAACATTTGTCCAAATGTTCAAAGCATTGTTAGATCAGCTGTTCAAAAGAAATTTCAACAAACATTTGTTACTGTTCCTGCTACTCTTCGTCTCTTCTTTCATGATTGTTTTGTTCAG GGTTGTGATGCTTCAGTTTTGGTGGCATCGACCGGAAGTAATAAAGCAGAGAAAGATAACGCTGATAATCTTTCATTGGCTGGTGATGGATTTGACACAGTGATCAAAGCTAAAGCAGCATTAGATGCTGTTCCACAGTGTAGAAACAAAGTTTCTTGTGCTGATATTCTTGCCTTAGCAACCAGAGATGTTATTAATCTG GCTGGTGGACCATCCTATACAGTTGAATTGGGAAGATTTGATGGGTTGGTTTCAAGATCTTCAGATGTTAATGGAAGGCTACCTCAACCAGGCTTCAATTTGAACCAGCTTAATAGCTTATTTGCAGCCAATGGACTTACACAAACAGACATGATTGCCCTCTCAG GTGCACACACTCTTGGATTTTCTCACTGCGACAGGTTCTCCAATAGAATCCAAAGTCCAATTGATCCAACATTGAACAAACAATATGCAGCCCAATTACAACAAATGTGTCCTAGAAATGTTGATCCAAGAATAGCCATCAATATGGACCCAACAACTCCTAGACAATTTGACAATGCTTATTACACAAACCTTCAACAAGGAAAAGGATTATTTACTTCTGATCAAATTCTCTTCACTGATACAAGATCTAGGGCAACGGTTAATTCTTTCGCTTCTAGTGGTAACGTTTTTAACTCCAATTTCATCGCTGCCATGACTAAATTGGGTCGCATTGGAGTTAAAACTGCAAGAAATGGGAAAATCCGTACTGATTGTTCTGTGCTTTAA